The genomic DNA CACGCGGAGTGCCGTAATAGTTACCTACGTACTCTGCATGCTCCAGCAGCTCATCCCGTTCAATCATGCCCAAAAACTGTTCACGCGACTTAAAAAAATAGTTAACTCCGTCCTGTTCACCCATGCGGGGCGTGCGGGTTGTCGCGGAAACCGAGTATGTCAATTCCGGCAGTTTTTCACGCAGTGCGTTGCCTACTGTTCCTTTGCCGACACCCGAAGGTCCGGATAATACAAATAATAATCCCTTAGCCATAGTACACTCCATTTTTATTCGTCATTGTCATCATCTTTAGTGGATAGTCGATGAGCGACCGTTTCCGGCTGCACCGCAGACAAGATCACATGATCACTGTCCGTTATAATAACAGCTCGTGTCCGGCGGCCATAGGTAGCGTCAATCAACATATGACGGTCCCTAGCTTCTTGTATAATCCGCTTGATCGGAGCAGACTCCGGACTGACGATGGAGATAATTCGGTTGGCCGACACGATATTGCCGAAACCAATATTGATCAATTTGATTGCCATATTCAGGTCTTTCCCCCTATACATGTGACTATTGCAGCCGTGCCGCTACCAGGTAGCTACTCGATGTTTGCAGCCTGCTCACGAATTTTTTCCAGCTCCGCCTTCATCTCGACGACTAAATTAACTAGCGCAAGATGATTGGCCTTGGAGCCGATCGTGTTGACTTCCCTGTTCATTTCCTGGATTAAAAAATCTAATTTGCGACCGGCTGGCTCGTCCGACAGCAGCAATCCCCTGCATTGCCCAAAGTGACTTTGAAGCCGGGTAAGCTCCTCATCAATACTGCTGCGATCCGCGAATAAAGCAATCTCCATTCCGAACTTATGCTCATCAAGCGTAAATGAACCATCCTGAAGCTCAGTAAGTCTGTGTTTTAGCCTGTTGCGGTAGTCGCTCACAACATGAGGAGCCAGCACAGTCATTTCATGATGCAGGGACTCCAAACGCGAAATACGGGATTCCACATCCTGCGCCAAATGCCCGCCTTCTCGTCTTCTCATGTCCAGCAGTCCCTGCAATGCTTCATTCAGAGCTTGCTGAAGCTGCTCTCCCCAGCCCTCTTCGTCTCCATTGCAAGCCTCACCAGGCTCACCCAGAACGTCAGGCAGCGCAAGAATGTCGCTTATACCCAACGTTCCCTTCACGCCGTACCGATCCGCCAGCTGCTCCGCTGCATGCATATAAGCCTGCACTACAGTGTCATTCAACCGTGCGGCGGGTATCTGTTCTTCATCACGTTCCCTGTGAATGAAGACGTCGACACGGCCGCGCTTGATTTGCTGTTGAACCGTTCTTCTCAAGCCATCTTCATAACGAGTCCATTCGCGCGGAATCCTCATCATCACTTCGCAATAGCGGTGATTCACCGATTTCAGCTCCAAGCGCACTTTATAGCCTTCATAATGAAGGATGGCTTGACCGTATCCGGTCATACTCAATGACATCGGCATCACATCCATTATACTATTGTAATTGATTATTATAGTCGAAACAAGGGGGCCTGCATGCGGCCGGATTTTTGCCATACATAAGAAGTCAGCTCCGCCGTCATTTCATAGAACATAAATGGAGTCATTAAATAGATACCGTTAAAATGCTCCATCGCCGTATCCAGCAGCTCCTTGGCAATAGTCACGCCCATCGCGCGGCCTTCCGCCCCCTCCAGACCAGACATACGTGCACGAACCTCGTCCGACAACTGAATGCCGGGTACCTCGTTGTGCAAGTACTCCGCATTGCGCCCGCTGGCCAGCGGCATAATACCGATAAAAATCGGCACCTCCAAATGACGAGTCTGTTCCCCCATGGCTATAATCAGTTCACGGTCGTAAACGGGCTGGGTCATAATGTAATCTGCGCCGGAAGCAATTTTCTTCTCCAGCCGCTGCACAGCTTTGCCCAAATGCTTGACATTGGGATTAAAAGCGGCACCCACCACAAAATTAGCTTTTTGCTTGAGTGGCTTGCCGGAGAAAGCGATACCGTCATTCAACTGCTTGATCATACGTATAATTTCAAAAGAAGTCATATCATACACCGAGCTGGCACCCGGCAAATCACCGAACCGCGCCGGATCTCCTGTAACGGCCAATACATGATCAATGCCCAGCGCATCAAAGCCCATCATATGGGACTGGGTACCAATCAGGTTACGGTCACGACAGGCAATATGAATTAACGGGCGCAAGCCCGTTTCAAGGCTCACCAGATGTCCAAGCGCCATGTTGCTCATGCGAGTAACTGCAAGTGAATTGTCTGCCAGCGTAAGCGCGTCGGCCCCGGCCGCTTTCAGTGCCTGTGCCCCCTGCATGAACCGTGTAATGTCCAGATCGCGCGGAGGATCAAGCTCCACAATCACCGTATGTCGTTCCTTGACCAATTCCACAATGTTGGGTTCGCTGGCGTTTCTACCGTTGCCCCGTTCCCCTTCGCGTGTAATCTGTTCCGGCTCAGCCACAATGACTGGCGCATCTGTCCGTATCTCTCTTGGAGCCAGCGGAGGAGGCTGCAAACCATTCAAAGCTTTTGAAATCGCTGCGATATGCTCTGGTGTGGTGCCGCAGCAGCCACCGATGATTCTCGTACCCAGCTCTACGAAGGAAGCAGCGCATTCCCCAAAATATTCAGGCGATGCACCATACACATAGTGACCATCCACATAATCCGCCAGACCCGCATTAGGATATACGGACAGCGGTACAGACAGCGGACCGTCCAACTGCTCCATCACACTCATAATCCCCTGTGGGCCAGAGTGGCAGTTAAATCCGAGGA from Paenibacillus sp. FSL R10-2782 includes the following:
- a CDS encoding YicC/YloC family endoribonuclease: MSLSMTGYGQAILHYEGYKVRLELKSVNHRYCEVMMRIPREWTRYEDGLRRTVQQQIKRGRVDVFIHRERDEEQIPAARLNDTVVQAYMHAAEQLADRYGVKGTLGISDILALPDVLGEPGEACNGDEEGWGEQLQQALNEALQGLLDMRRREGGHLAQDVESRISRLESLHHEMTVLAPHVVSDYRNRLKHRLTELQDGSFTLDEHKFGMEIALFADRSSIDEELTRLQSHFGQCRGLLLSDEPAGRKLDFLIQEMNREVNTIGSKANHLALVNLVVEMKAELEKIREQAANIE
- a CDS encoding DUF370 domain-containing protein, whose protein sequence is MAIKLINIGFGNIVSANRIISIVSPESAPIKRIIQEARDRHMLIDATYGRRTRAVIITDSDHVILSAVQPETVAHRLSTKDDDNDE
- a CDS encoding bifunctional homocysteine S-methyltransferase/methylenetetrahydrofolate reductase produces the protein MKPDLRTVLDREIIVGDGAMGTFLYQLGFPVNTSYEELNITSPDVISDVHRQYVQAGARLLETNTFSANDYKLARFGLESKVEEINRAGVRIARAAAGPEHYVVGAVGSICGGKRLNISKVELARNYDQQIDALLSEGVDGILCETFYSLDEVRIALRGVRKYSNIPVICQFAVDQVGRTQDGFSVAEAFTVLRNEGADILGFNCHSGPQGIMSVMEQLDGPLSVPLSVYPNAGLADYVDGHYVYGASPEYFGECAASFVELGTRIIGGCCGTTPEHIAAISKALNGLQPPPLAPREIRTDAPVIVAEPEQITREGERGNGRNASEPNIVELVKERHTVIVELDPPRDLDITRFMQGAQALKAAGADALTLADNSLAVTRMSNMALGHLVSLETGLRPLIHIACRDRNLIGTQSHMMGFDALGIDHVLAVTGDPARFGDLPGASSVYDMTSFEIIRMIKQLNDGIAFSGKPLKQKANFVVGAAFNPNVKHLGKAVQRLEKKIASGADYIMTQPVYDRELIIAMGEQTRHLEVPIFIGIMPLASGRNAEYLHNEVPGIQLSDEVRARMSGLEGAEGRAMGVTIAKELLDTAMEHFNGIYLMTPFMFYEMTAELTSYVWQKSGRMQAPLFRL